The Ruminococcus bovis genome includes a region encoding these proteins:
- a CDS encoding phosphoribosylanthranilate isomerase, with product MEIKICGLTSTKEAEYLNENNVDFAGMVMFFPKSKRNIDENKATEIINTLDKNINKVAVTVSPTLEQVKIIEKLGFDYIQIHGKLENSIIENTDIPILKAFNVKDIDEYDNFKNINKIKGFVFDAQEPGSGKTFDWNTLKTFPKSDKLMILAGGLNPENVANAIKVLNPDCVDVSSGVENENGIGKSKEKINMFVTNARKVSR from the coding sequence ATGGAAATTAAAATTTGTGGACTGACTTCTACTAAAGAAGCAGAATACTTAAATGAAAACAATGTTGACTTTGCAGGAATGGTAATGTTCTTTCCTAAAAGCAAAAGAAATATAGATGAAAATAAAGCAACTGAAATTATAAATACACTTGACAAGAACATTAATAAGGTTGCAGTTACAGTTTCCCCTACTTTAGAACAAGTTAAAATAATTGAAAAGTTAGGTTTTGACTACATTCAAATTCATGGTAAGTTAGAAAACAGTATTATTGAAAATACTGATATTCCAATACTGAAAGCCTTTAATGTAAAGGATATTGATGAATATGATAATTTCAAAAATATTAACAAAATAAAAGGTTTTGTTTTTGATGCTCAAGAACCGGGAAGTGGAAAAACATTTGATTGGAACACATTAAAAACTTTTCCTAAAAGTGATAAGCTGATGATACTTGCCGGTGGACTAAATCCTGAAAATGTAGCTAATGCAATAAAGGTTCTAAATCCTGATTGTGTTGATGTTTCTTCCGGTGTTGAGAATGAAAACGGTATAGGTAAAAGCAAAGAAAAAATAAATATGTTCGTTACAAATGCAAGAAAAGTCAGCCGTTAA
- a CDS encoding YcxB family protein: MEYKIKTNYTKDMIIDFKRFTLNKKSFLKPAILYLLCIAVIVCSFIYNRKFELNFTTVIYPAIAIIGGIIITMVYYVKPKSDISQLENKEVEYIFNNEGVLLGEDLVKYEDFFGIYETTDYFYFFVTDGEGFLIDKEVLDFDLKSILENSNINKKKLKLLKKAK, translated from the coding sequence ATGGAATATAAAATCAAAACTAATTATACAAAAGATATGATAATCGACTTTAAGAGATTTACTCTAAACAAAAAGTCATTTCTAAAACCGGCAATTCTTTACTTGCTATGTATTGCAGTAATTGTATGTTCATTTATCTACAACAGAAAGTTTGAACTTAACTTTACTACAGTTATCTATCCGGCTATTGCAATTATCGGTGGTATTATCATCACAATGGTTTACTATGTAAAGCCTAAAAGTGATATTAGCCAACTTGAAAATAAAGAAGTTGAATACATATTTAACAACGAAGGTGTATTGCTTGGTGAAGATTTAGTAAAGTATGAAGATTTCTTTGGTATTTATGAAACTACTGATTACTTCTACTTCTTCGTTACTGACGGTGAAGGTTTCTTAATTGACAAAGAAGTATTAGACTTTGACCTAAAGTCAATTTTAGAAAACAGTAATATTAATAAGAAAAAGTTAAAATTACTTAAGAAAGCAAAATAA
- a CDS encoding DUF951 domain-containing protein gives MDVRVNDKIEMKKAHPCQNKIFTVTRVGMDFKIRCDKCGHEIMIPRSKAEKNIKKIIRE, from the coding sequence ATGGATGTTAGAGTTAATGATAAAATTGAAATGAAAAAAGCTCATCCTTGTCAAAACAAAATTTTTACTGTTACAAGAGTAGGTATGGATTTCAAGATAAGATGTGACAAATGTGGTCACGAAATTATGATACCTCGCAGTAAAGCAGAAAAAAATATTAAGAAGATAATCAGGGAATAA
- the prfA gene encoding peptide chain release factor 1 — protein sequence MFDKIEIFSKRYDELNNRLYDPTVASDATKFNEIMKEVKSIEPIVLKYREYKKAQQTIKDSLEILETEKDKEIRELAQMEMDEAKDSLDGIEEELKILLLPKDPNDERNVIMEIRGGTGGEESSLFAGDLFRMYSMYADKHGFKIEILSSNETGLGGYKEISFMVNGEGAYSKLKYESGTHRVQRVPETESSGRVHTSAVTVAVLPEADDVEIDINPNDLQIDTFRSSGAGGQHINKTSSAIRITHLPTGMVVECQDERSQYKNKDKALKVLKSRLLKIEQDKQNAEISENRKSQVGSGDRSEKIRTYNFPQSRVTDHRIGLTLYKLDDILNGNIDEIIDALIAYDRAEKLKESMENK from the coding sequence ATGTTTGATAAAATTGAAATTTTTAGTAAAAGATATGATGAATTAAATAACAGACTTTATGACCCAACAGTTGCCTCAGATGCAACCAAGTTTAATGAAATTATGAAGGAAGTAAAGTCTATTGAACCAATTGTGCTAAAGTATAGAGAATACAAGAAAGCACAACAGACAATTAAAGATAGCCTTGAAATTTTGGAAACAGAAAAAGACAAGGAAATCAGAGAACTTGCTCAAATGGAAATGGATGAGGCAAAGGACTCACTGGACGGTATTGAGGAAGAATTAAAAATTCTTCTTTTGCCTAAAGACCCTAACGATGAAAGAAATGTTATTATGGAAATTCGTGGTGGTACAGGTGGTGAAGAAAGCTCCCTATTTGCAGGTGATCTTTTCAGAATGTACTCTATGTATGCCGATAAGCATGGTTTTAAGATTGAAATTCTTTCTTCTAACGAAACAGGCTTAGGTGGTTACAAAGAAATTTCCTTTATGGTTAACGGTGAGGGTGCTTACAGTAAGCTAAAGTATGAAAGTGGTACTCACAGAGTTCAGAGAGTACCTGAAACCGAGTCATCAGGCAGAGTTCATACTTCAGCAGTAACTGTTGCAGTTCTTCCTGAAGCAGATGATGTTGAAATTGACATTAACCCTAATGATTTACAGATTGATACATTTCGTTCATCAGGTGCAGGTGGTCAGCATATTAACAAAACTTCATCAGCTATCAGAATTACTCATTTACCTACAGGTATGGTTGTTGAGTGTCAGGACGAAAGAAGTCAGTACAAAAACAAGGACAAAGCCCTAAAGGTTCTAAAGTCAAGACTTCTGAAGATTGAACAAGATAAACAAAATGCAGAGATTTCCGAAAATAGAAAAAGTCAGGTTGGTTCAGGTGACAGAAGTGAAAAAATCAGAACTTACAACTTCCCACAATCAAGAGTAACCGACCACAGAATAGGTCTTACACTTTACAAACTTGACGATATTCTAAACGGTAATATTGATGAGATTATAGATGCTTTGATTGCATACGATAGAGCAGAAAAACTAAAAGAAAGTATGGAAAATAAGTAA
- a CDS encoding L-threonylcarbamoyladenylate synthase → MDTKLLKDNIEDISIAAKIINEGGLVAMPTETVYGLAADALNGKAVRKIFQAKGRPMDNPLIVHVSSAQMAIDLKLYKEFIADAKKLADKFWPGPLTIILPKGDCIPDEVSAGLETVAVRCPSHKTARALIEKSGKPLAAPSANISGKPSPTTAEHCINDLMGKVDAILDGGECEVGVESTVVTLATNPPRLLRPGGITLEQLESVLGEVAVDDAVLHKLAEGKKASSPGMKYKHYAPKAQVYLVRGNNFVDFVNRDIDESTAVVCFDEDEKYINGETFPIGSKTDYKSHAHKIFDVLRKIDKEEKIKKVFAPLPRTDGVSLAVYNRLIRSSAFRIFNADAYVLGLTGPTGSGKSTIAKMFAQYGFHTVDTDKIARNIMEKGSPVLAKIKETFGDDVVKDNVLDRKLLAKRAFADENSTKKLNQITHPYIYEKALLEIEEYSHKGYDKFILDAPVLFESNGERFCNNTLAILSNLDTRVKRIISRDAITTEQAMDRINAQHSDDFYRAKADYVIENNGSLDEVKSQVESVVKAIL, encoded by the coding sequence ATGGATACTAAATTATTAAAGGATAACATTGAGGATATTTCTATTGCAGCAAAGATTATAAATGAGGGTGGACTTGTTGCTATGCCAACAGAAACTGTTTATGGTTTAGCAGCAGATGCTTTAAACGGAAAGGCAGTTAGAAAGATTTTTCAAGCTAAAGGCAGACCAATGGATAATCCTTTGATAGTCCATGTTTCATCAGCTCAAATGGCTATTGACCTTAAACTTTATAAAGAGTTTATAGCAGATGCCAAGAAGTTGGCTGACAAATTTTGGCCCGGACCTTTGACAATTATTTTGCCAAAGGGTGACTGTATTCCTGATGAGGTTTCAGCAGGACTTGAAACAGTAGCAGTCAGATGCCCTAGTCACAAAACTGCCAGAGCATTAATAGAAAAGTCAGGTAAGCCACTTGCAGCACCATCTGCAAATATTTCAGGTAAACCAAGCCCAACTACTGCAGAACATTGTATCAATGACCTTATGGGTAAGGTTGATGCAATTCTTGATGGTGGTGAATGTGAAGTTGGTGTTGAAAGCACAGTTGTCACTTTAGCAACAAACCCACCAAGACTTTTAAGACCAGGTGGAATTACACTTGAACAGCTTGAAAGTGTATTAGGTGAAGTTGCAGTTGATGATGCAGTTCTTCATAAACTGGCTGAAGGTAAGAAAGCCTCTTCTCCCGGAATGAAGTACAAGCACTATGCACCTAAGGCTCAAGTGTATTTAGTCAGAGGCAACAACTTTGTTGACTTTGTAAACAGAGATATTGATGAAAGTACAGCAGTAGTTTGCTTTGATGAAGATGAAAAATATATTAATGGTGAAACATTCCCTATAGGTTCAAAAACCGATTATAAGTCCCACGCACATAAGATTTTTGATGTACTTAGAAAGATAGATAAAGAAGAAAAAATCAAAAAGGTTTTTGCTCCTTTACCTAGAACAGATGGTGTGTCCCTTGCAGTTTATAACAGATTAATCCGTTCATCAGCTTTTAGAATTTTTAATGCTGATGCTTATGTTTTAGGATTAACAGGACCTACAGGTTCAGGAAAATCTACTATTGCAAAAATGTTTGCACAGTATGGTTTCCACACAGTAGATACAGACAAAATTGCAAGAAATATTATGGAAAAAGGAAGTCCTGTTTTAGCTAAAATCAAGGAAACCTTTGGTGATGATGTGGTTAAAGATAATGTGCTTGATAGAAAGCTACTGGCAAAAAGAGCTTTTGCTGATGAAAATTCAACCAAAAAGCTAAACCAAATCACTCACCCATATATATATGAAAAGGCACTTTTGGAAATAGAGGAATATTCCCACAAAGGTTACGATAAGTTTATATTAGATGCTCCTGTACTTTTTGAAAGTAATGGAGAAAGATTTTGCAACAACACCCTTGCAATTCTCTCTAACCTAGATACCAGAGTAAAGAGAATAATTTCTAGGGATGCTATTACAACAGAACAAGCTATGGATAGGATAAATGCTCAGCATAGTGATGATTTTTACAGAGCAAAGGCTGATTATGTAATTGAAAATAACGGTAGCCTTGATGAAGTAAAGTCACAGGTTGAAAGTGTTGTAAAAGCTATTTTGTAA